A stretch of the Synergistetes bacterium HGW-Synergistetes-1 genome encodes the following:
- a CDS encoding glycine/sarcosine/betaine reductase complex selenoprotein A: PLAGVPLGLAVYHVFDEEIRSECNEAQWEEQISMMEMVLEPDALAAAVKGMRDEFSKVKL, encoded by the coding sequence ACCACTTGCAGGAGTCCCGTTGGGACTCGCGGTATACCACGTGTTTGATGAAGAGATCCGTTCTGAATGCAATGAAGCGCAGTGGGAAGAACAGATATCTATGATGGAAATGGTACTTGAACCTGATGCCCTCGCAGCCGCGGTAAAGGGCATGCGTGACGAATTCAGCAAAGTCAAGCTTTAG
- a CDS encoding histidine kinase: MENRIFTYKDIFERVFNPIAIYFAEDTGNPSIENIRYVDVNPAYEQVNRINKKDLIGKTFTEVWPSVEKRWGYLLVKCVKTGKATHCQGKSAYTKKYLEAISFPLNNNMLAAIFLDLTKWKNSDDQLKKSQTKLLEYRTKLRKLATELTVSEEKTRREISIDIHDSIGHSLLTLLLDLNKLMEDPGLSESSRIQIKKNIASTEKMIAESRQLIFDLSPPILLEVGLAPAIESLADRMLVPQKISWEMSTRGNASQYNADDKVCIILYRMTKELFANVIKHSEASIVSIRINRGPHGIQVVIEDNGKGLSKKISRDGTASSGLGLFSIRERLIHIGGEMQIISENGGTTISMLAPLHLNDKNTGGSE, translated from the coding sequence ATGGAAAATCGGATCTTTACTTACAAAGATATATTTGAGCGTGTCTTTAATCCTATAGCCATCTACTTTGCTGAGGATACCGGCAACCCGTCCATTGAAAATATACGTTATGTAGACGTTAATCCTGCATATGAACAGGTCAACAGGATCAATAAGAAAGATCTGATAGGAAAAACCTTTACTGAGGTATGGCCTTCTGTCGAAAAGCGCTGGGGGTATCTGCTTGTAAAATGCGTAAAAACGGGAAAAGCCACACACTGTCAGGGAAAAAGCGCCTATACAAAAAAATACCTTGAAGCTATCTCATTTCCGCTGAACAATAATATGCTGGCAGCGATTTTTCTTGACTTGACAAAATGGAAAAATTCTGACGATCAACTGAAAAAATCGCAGACAAAGCTCCTTGAATACAGGACAAAACTTCGTAAACTGGCTACAGAGCTCACAGTCAGTGAGGAAAAGACCCGGAGAGAAATATCGATAGATATTCACGACAGTATTGGTCATTCCCTGCTGACGCTTCTACTGGATTTGAACAAACTGATGGAAGACCCTGGACTTTCAGAATCCTCAAGAATCCAAATAAAAAAAAATATTGCATCAACAGAAAAGATGATCGCCGAGAGCAGACAGCTGATATTTGACCTCAGCCCGCCTATACTTCTTGAGGTAGGTCTGGCACCAGCGATAGAATCCCTTGCGGACAGGATGCTCGTACCTCAGAAAATATCGTGGGAAATGTCCACCAGAGGCAATGCATCACAATATAATGCCGATGATAAAGTGTGCATTATATTGTATCGTATGACAAAGGAGCTTTTCGCTAACGTTATAAAGCACTCTGAAGCGTCCATTGTAAGCATCCGTATAAACAGAGGACCTCACGGCATTCAGGTTGTCATTGAAGACAACGGCAAAGGCTTGTCTAAAAAAATCAGCAGGGATGGCACTGCCTCCTCAGGCCTCGGACTTTTCAGTATAAGGGAACGTCTTATACATATTGGCGGGGAGATGCAGATAATATCAGAAAATGGAGGCACGACCATATCTATGCTTGCACCGCTCCATCTTAACGACAAAAACACAGGAGGATCTGAATAA
- a CDS encoding DNA-binding response regulator, with protein MIRILLADDHVLFREGLKSLLTKESDMELVGLASNGEEAVKMADSLKPEVILMDVTMPNINGIQATERIMSNHDDISIIALSMHSDKRYIVESLKAGSRGYILKESSLQTVLQAIKSVMAGNIYLSSKACTVIVEDYLKLINNLDESTSPLLSPREREVLVLLVKGHNSKQIADVLTISKNTVDTHRRRILDKLGCESVAELTKYAIREGFLTLE; from the coding sequence ATGATAAGAATACTGCTTGCTGATGACCATGTGCTTTTTCGCGAAGGGCTTAAAAGCCTTCTTACTAAAGAAAGTGATATGGAACTTGTCGGCCTTGCCTCCAACGGCGAAGAAGCAGTAAAAATGGCGGATAGCCTAAAACCGGAGGTTATCCTCATGGATGTCACCATGCCAAACATCAACGGCATACAAGCAACTGAAAGAATAATGTCAAATCATGACGATATTTCAATAATAGCACTCTCGATGCACAGTGATAAAAGGTACATCGTAGAATCTCTTAAGGCTGGGTCCAGAGGATATATTCTGAAAGAGAGTTCTCTACAGACTGTATTGCAGGCAATAAAATCTGTTATGGCAGGCAATATATACTTATCCTCAAAGGCCTGCACTGTTATTGTCGAAGATTATTTAAAGCTTATTAATAATTTGGATGAAAGCACATCCCCTCTCCTTTCCCCCAGAGAGAGAGAGGTACTTGTACTCCTTGTGAAGGGGCACAATAGCAAACAGATAGCTGATGTTCTAACCATAAGCAAAAACACTGTAGACACACATCGCCGCAGAATACTTGATAAGCTTGGCTGTGAAAGTGTTGCAGAGCTCACAAAATATGCGATCCGCGAGGGTTTTTTGACGCTGGAATAG
- a CDS encoding DNA-binding protein has protein sequence MTKTDLVNAVAKSVEGITKKKAAEVVDAVFAGIHGSLKKEDKVQIVGFGTFEVQKRAARQGRNPQDPKKVIQIPAKKVPVFRAGKALKEAVNSKKK, from the coding sequence GTGACAAAAACAGATCTCGTCAACGCCGTAGCAAAGTCTGTCGAAGGAATCACTAAGAAGAAGGCCGCAGAAGTTGTAGACGCAGTATTTGCAGGTATCCATGGTTCCCTTAAGAAGGAAGACAAGGTCCAGATCGTAGGATTTGGAACATTTGAAGTCCAGAAGAGAGCCGCTCGTCAGGGCCGTAATCCTCAGGATCCCAAGAAAGTCATCCAGATCCCTGCAAAGAAAGTTCCCGTCTTCCGCGCAGGCAAGGCCCTCAAAGAAGCAGTTAACAGCAAGAAGAAGTAG
- a CDS encoding ribosome biogenesis GTPase Der, whose translation MAIIAIIGRPNVGKSSIFNRMVGRRTAIVDDQPGVTRDRIYGETEWASRRFYVVDTGGIMSEVDHPFMDLIAKQVDLALDESSAVIFVLDGRQGITPMDKDIALKLRKGGKPVIIAMNKLDNQKQEDEMLYEAYSLGFDTVIATSAEHNTGFDEIFDAVVSKLPPDDVESEEDDIRVAIVGRPNVGKSSLLNAIAGEERSMVSEMAGTTRDVVDSVVETDGVKMRFLDTAGLRRKSRVNTDLEYYSNVRTYQAIDRCHVALVLLDAQDPVTEQDKRLIGQVLERGKGLIIVMNKWDLAPREEKIGDKMTELLKDELPFASHAPKIFISANSGRSISKIPALIMKVEENRRRRIPTSELNRLVKETLIFERMPGDGKGHSLKIYYCTQADGAPPAFIFFVNDSELCSKSFKRHLENCLRSMADFSGVPIKIFMRNRTEN comes from the coding sequence ATGGCAATAATAGCAATAATTGGAAGGCCTAATGTAGGCAAGTCATCCATCTTCAACAGAATGGTGGGCAGGAGAACTGCAATTGTAGATGACCAGCCAGGTGTGACAAGGGACAGGATCTACGGCGAGACCGAATGGGCCAGCAGAAGATTCTACGTTGTTGACACCGGGGGAATAATGTCTGAAGTTGACCACCCCTTTATGGATCTTATCGCAAAGCAGGTGGATCTGGCACTTGACGAGAGCAGCGCAGTTATCTTTGTGCTTGACGGCAGGCAGGGCATCACCCCGATGGACAAGGATATCGCGCTAAAGCTCAGGAAAGGCGGCAAGCCCGTCATAATTGCAATGAACAAGCTTGATAACCAGAAACAGGAAGATGAGATGCTCTACGAGGCATACTCTCTTGGTTTTGATACTGTTATAGCGACGAGCGCGGAGCACAATACAGGTTTCGACGAGATCTTCGACGCTGTAGTTTCAAAACTTCCGCCGGACGACGTTGAGTCAGAGGAAGATGACATAAGAGTTGCGATCGTTGGGAGGCCCAACGTGGGTAAATCAAGCCTCCTTAACGCAATAGCCGGAGAAGAGCGTTCAATGGTAAGCGAAATGGCCGGAACGACCCGTGACGTAGTTGACTCGGTTGTAGAAACCGATGGAGTTAAAATGAGATTTCTCGACACTGCGGGACTCAGGCGCAAAAGCCGTGTGAACACTGACCTTGAATACTATTCCAACGTCAGGACATACCAGGCGATAGACAGGTGCCATGTTGCGCTTGTGCTCCTTGATGCTCAGGATCCCGTAACAGAACAGGATAAGCGACTTATTGGCCAGGTCCTCGAAAGGGGCAAGGGACTCATAATCGTAATGAACAAGTGGGACCTTGCACCAAGAGAAGAAAAGATTGGGGACAAGATGACAGAACTGCTCAAGGACGAGCTGCCTTTCGCTTCCCATGCGCCGAAAATTTTTATTTCAGCCAACTCGGGTCGAAGCATCTCCAAGATCCCGGCTCTTATCATGAAGGTCGAAGAGAACAGAAGAAGAAGGATACCCACCTCTGAGCTCAACAGACTGGTCAAAGAGACCCTTATATTTGAGAGGATGCCGGGCGACGGAAAAGGCCACAGCCTAAAAATATACTATTGCACTCAGGCGGACGGAGCACCGCCCGCGTTCATCTTTTTTGTCAATGACTCTGAGCTCTGCTCAAAATCTTTCAAGCGCCACCTGGAAAACTGTCTAAGATCGATGGCGGATTTTTCGGGCGTACCAATAAAGATTTTTATGAGAAACAGAACGGAAAATTAG
- the coaBC gene encoding bifunctional phosphopantothenoylcysteine decarboxylase/phosphopantothenate--cysteine ligase CoaBC — translation MSPWKHNRRILFGVTGGIAAYKAPDILRGWRKEGCEVEVILTGSAEEFVSPLVLSTLTGRKVWREKDFLSAEEGWKIPHITLTEWAEVFVIAPCTANCLRTCAQGDGSTLLGAAMLANRSPLVIFPAMNPNMLQNPAVKANIDKITAMGHTVVDPDSGMLACGYEGKGRLPDNSVIYEHVWNALSPKKDMRGMKVLVTAGPTHEYIDPVRYISNPSSGKMGYAIAKAAWYRGADVTLVSGPVSIPRPEGVRVIDVVSAEQMYEACIKEAPEMDIIVKAAAVGDFRAEEEMKQKLKRRDGEPLTVTFVQNKDIAAELGRMKKEGQMLVGFAAETQDLIANARKKMIAKNLDMIACNDVLANGAGFASDTNSLMIMTKGGSEVEFSGTKDDVADSLLDAVIRKKNKE, via the coding sequence ATGAGCCCGTGGAAGCATAACAGAAGGATCCTGTTCGGAGTAACGGGAGGAATCGCTGCCTATAAAGCTCCGGATATCCTTCGTGGCTGGAGAAAAGAGGGCTGCGAGGTAGAGGTAATTCTCACCGGCTCTGCTGAAGAGTTTGTGAGTCCTCTTGTCCTTTCGACCCTTACGGGAAGAAAGGTCTGGCGAGAAAAAGATTTTCTTTCTGCTGAAGAAGGATGGAAGATCCCTCACATAACTCTTACAGAGTGGGCAGAGGTATTTGTCATAGCCCCATGTACGGCAAATTGCCTGCGCACATGCGCGCAGGGAGACGGCAGTACACTGCTGGGCGCAGCGATGCTGGCCAACAGAAGTCCTCTTGTGATTTTCCCGGCCATGAACCCGAACATGCTCCAGAACCCTGCTGTAAAAGCCAACATCGATAAGATCACAGCCATGGGACATACGGTTGTGGACCCTGACAGCGGAATGCTTGCATGTGGTTATGAGGGCAAAGGCAGGCTGCCTGACAATTCGGTGATTTACGAACATGTATGGAATGCCCTCTCTCCGAAAAAGGACATGAGGGGCATGAAGGTTCTGGTAACAGCTGGCCCCACCCACGAATACATAGATCCTGTAAGGTATATAAGCAACCCAAGCAGCGGGAAGATGGGCTATGCAATAGCCAAAGCTGCATGGTACAGAGGGGCTGATGTGACTCTTGTCTCCGGACCGGTATCGATACCGCGTCCCGAAGGAGTAAGAGTGATAGATGTCGTATCCGCCGAGCAGATGTACGAGGCATGCATAAAAGAAGCCCCTGAAATGGACATCATCGTCAAAGCAGCTGCTGTTGGTGACTTTAGAGCGGAAGAAGAGATGAAACAGAAGCTCAAGAGGCGTGACGGTGAACCGCTGACTGTGACATTTGTCCAGAACAAGGATATTGCAGCAGAGCTCGGCAGGATGAAAAAAGAAGGGCAGATGCTTGTAGGTTTCGCAGCTGAGACCCAGGATCTTATAGCAAACGCCCGGAAGAAGATGATAGCAAAGAACCTGGACATGATAGCCTGTAACGACGTACTCGCCAACGGAGCCGGATTTGCATCGGACACAAACTCTTTGATGATAATGACAAAAGGCGGGTCAGAGGTCGAGTTTTCAGGTACAAAAGACGACGTTGCCGACTCTTTGCTCGATGCTGTCATCAGAAAAAAAAATAAAGAATAA
- a CDS encoding DNA-directed RNA polymerase subunit omega: MIFMDLEKIYKNRDIPNKYILTLVVSARARQLSERKGAISGYDEKFITRAVEDLTQGRIKYTFVDTSPKKNPNEPVEA, encoded by the coding sequence ATGATATTTATGGATCTGGAAAAAATTTACAAAAACAGGGACATCCCAAACAAATACATTCTGACACTGGTCGTATCCGCACGTGCTCGCCAGCTTAGCGAGAGAAAGGGAGCTATAAGCGGTTATGACGAAAAATTTATAACGAGGGCAGTAGAGGATCTGACGCAGGGCAGGATAAAGTATACCTTCGTAGATACTTCTCCAAAAAAGAATCCCAATGAGCCCGTGGAAGCATAA
- a CDS encoding guanylate kinase produces the protein MRGRLYILSGPAGVGKGTVLRRVFEKLDNIAYSVSCTTRAPRPGERDGVNYVFMDELSFKKMVDEGRFLEWANVHGHFYGTRKDIVEEILRQGKDVLLEIDVQGASQVKGKMPEAVMIFIQPPSFEELVRRLQKRGTEGPEELKLRISNAKTEMSHAEEYEHMIINDKIEKAAEDFIKIVKKYREGSI, from the coding sequence ATGAGAGGCAGGCTCTATATTCTTTCCGGACCGGCAGGAGTCGGCAAAGGGACTGTCCTCAGAAGAGTCTTTGAAAAACTCGACAATATAGCCTATTCGGTCTCATGCACAACCAGGGCACCAAGGCCCGGAGAGAGAGACGGTGTCAACTACGTTTTCATGGATGAACTTTCTTTCAAAAAGATGGTCGATGAAGGCAGGTTTCTTGAGTGGGCAAATGTGCATGGACACTTTTACGGGACAAGAAAAGACATTGTCGAAGAGATTCTCCGGCAGGGCAAAGATGTACTTCTTGAGATAGATGTCCAGGGAGCATCACAGGTGAAGGGAAAAATGCCTGAGGCTGTAATGATATTCATCCAGCCGCCCTCATTCGAAGAGCTTGTCAGAAGACTGCAAAAGAGAGGGACTGAAGGACCGGAAGAGCTGAAGCTCAGGATCAGCAACGCGAAGACGGAAATGAGTCATGCGGAGGAATATGAACACATGATCATCAACGACAAAATAGAAAAAGCGGCTGAGGATTTCATTAAAATAGTAAAAAAATACCGGGAGGGTTCAATATGA
- a CDS encoding YicC family protein, which yields MYVSMTGFSRTQIQRSWGTVSLEVSSVNHRYQEIYVRLPREFSSWEPWFHQKLRKGFRRGKVQVRMDVLWASSFKMGRINKDIMTSYCEELMQIQRMLGQAKDLQLESVVTLPGVLDIPRFEESAEAEELEASFSELIELGLSSWQEMRETEGEHLKEEVLTHLAELERLSALIEEKWLPARDQAFETTRLRITEMLDTLGGKLEESRMMQEIVVMTDKWDVSEEIARLKSHISKFRSTGEDAESSGRKLDFIVQEMNREVNTLDSKISDAEIRWLAVDSKAALERIREQIQNLE from the coding sequence ATGTATGTAAGCATGACAGGGTTCAGCAGAACACAGATCCAGAGATCCTGGGGCACAGTAAGCCTGGAAGTGTCGAGCGTCAACCATAGATACCAGGAGATCTATGTCAGGCTTCCCAGGGAATTTTCAAGCTGGGAACCATGGTTTCACCAGAAGCTCCGTAAGGGTTTCCGCAGAGGCAAGGTACAAGTCAGGATGGATGTCCTGTGGGCGTCCTCTTTTAAGATGGGGCGGATAAATAAAGATATCATGACATCCTACTGCGAAGAGCTGATGCAGATACAGCGAATGCTTGGACAGGCAAAAGATCTTCAGCTGGAGAGCGTTGTCACGCTTCCCGGTGTCCTTGACATCCCCAGGTTTGAAGAGAGCGCCGAAGCAGAGGAACTGGAGGCTTCATTCAGCGAGTTGATAGAACTGGGCCTCAGCTCCTGGCAGGAGATGAGGGAGACAGAGGGAGAACATCTTAAAGAAGAGGTTCTCACCCACCTTGCAGAACTTGAAAGGCTTTCGGCCCTTATTGAGGAGAAATGGCTTCCGGCAAGGGACCAAGCCTTTGAGACCACCCGGCTGAGGATAACGGAAATGCTCGATACTCTCGGAGGCAAGCTGGAAGAATCCCGGATGATGCAGGAGATAGTGGTAATGACGGACAAGTGGGACGTATCCGAGGAGATAGCCAGGCTCAAAAGCCATATATCCAAATTCAGATCCACAGGTGAAGATGCGGAATCATCGGGACGTAAACTTGATTTTATTGTTCAGGAGATGAACCGCGAAGTCAACACACTTGATTCCAAAATATCCGACGCGGAGATAAGATGGCTTGCAGTAGATTCAAAGGCTGCGCTGGAACGTATACGCGAACAAATTCAGAACCTGGAGTAG
- the hflX gene encoding GTPase HflX, translated as MSRQKRSIDLSIKPKKAIVCGVDINSADDTEVSLDELVMLLENLGIPTMARVIQKRNTPDPASFVGSGKAEEIKDFAQKSEATLLVVDDFMSPTQKSNLQKLTSMTVWDRAFVIMKIFESRAHTAEAKLQVELAQYRYEIPSLKGLGHQMSRTGGGIGTRGPGETEFERHRRKLERRMKSITSRLEAVKDRRRDRRERRKKDGAFTAALVGYTNSGKSTLLRSLSKDCGILAADQLFSTLDTVVRKISFRDGGSFLLSDTVGFIRKLPPELVAAFRATLEEVSGADLLLLVIDSADKDPVGNMDIVLHTLKELKADDLPRIVVLNKIDKTGSEADFTAMELRARGEETVKICALTGEGFEDLLAAVKKHTTENNESRLEAAHAQ; from the coding sequence TTGAGCAGGCAGAAAAGATCCATTGATCTTTCAATAAAACCCAAAAAAGCAATAGTTTGCGGAGTCGATATCAACAGCGCAGACGATACTGAAGTTTCGCTTGATGAACTGGTAATGCTTCTGGAAAATTTGGGTATACCAACCATGGCGAGGGTCATACAGAAAAGGAACACTCCTGACCCGGCCAGCTTTGTAGGTTCGGGCAAGGCAGAGGAGATAAAGGATTTCGCGCAGAAATCAGAAGCGACTCTTCTTGTTGTAGATGACTTCATGAGCCCGACGCAAAAAAGCAACCTTCAGAAGCTGACCTCCATGACCGTCTGGGACAGGGCTTTTGTAATAATGAAAATATTCGAAAGCAGAGCCCACACCGCAGAAGCCAAACTCCAGGTAGAGCTTGCCCAGTACAGATATGAGATACCGAGCCTGAAAGGTCTCGGCCATCAGATGTCAAGGACAGGCGGAGGCATAGGAACGAGGGGCCCGGGGGAAACGGAGTTCGAAAGGCACAGAAGAAAGCTCGAAAGACGTATGAAAAGCATCACTTCGCGTCTGGAAGCTGTCAAGGACAGAAGAAGGGACAGACGTGAGAGACGCAAAAAGGACGGAGCGTTTACCGCCGCACTGGTAGGCTATACGAACAGCGGCAAATCCACCCTTTTGAGGTCGCTTTCAAAAGACTGCGGGATATTAGCGGCAGATCAGCTTTTTTCTACACTTGACACTGTAGTAAGAAAGATCAGTTTCAGGGATGGCGGAAGTTTTCTTCTCTCAGACACGGTAGGATTTATTCGCAAGCTGCCCCCTGAACTTGTGGCAGCATTCAGGGCAACACTTGAAGAGGTGTCAGGCGCCGATCTGCTCCTGCTGGTGATCGACTCGGCGGACAAGGATCCTGTCGGAAATATGGACATAGTACTGCATACACTAAAAGAGCTCAAAGCAGATGATCTGCCCAGGATAGTAGTACTGAATAAGATAGACAAGACCGGATCAGAAGCGGACTTTACAGCAATGGAGCTGCGTGCGAGAGGCGAAGAGACCGTAAAGATCTGCGCCCTTACAGGCGAAGGTTTTGAGGATCTCCTTGCGGCGGTGAAAAAACACACTACGGAAAACAATGAGAGCAGGCTGGAAGCTGCACATGCTCAATAA
- a CDS encoding cytidylate kinase has translation MNEKTVRTLVITIDGPAGAGKSTVAKIAAEKLGLPYLDTGAIYRAVAWFLKDRSVAPGETNKIEAVLTGISISLSDGRVSVNGRDVTAEIRTPDVDASVSSYSALKPVRDALIGLQREQAANGLVADGRDMGTVVFPNADLKIFLTADAEERAKRRYRERLARGEKADYGEILKYVNERDLYDMNREIAPLRPAAGCVILDSTRMTIEEVTDVIVSLVRELGDTKEN, from the coding sequence ATGAATGAAAAAACTGTCCGTACGCTTGTTATAACGATAGATGGACCCGCAGGGGCAGGCAAGAGTACTGTAGCAAAGATCGCTGCAGAGAAACTTGGGCTTCCCTACCTTGATACAGGTGCTATCTACAGGGCAGTGGCATGGTTTTTAAAAGACCGGTCTGTAGCTCCCGGAGAAACGAATAAGATAGAGGCCGTCCTGACCGGGATATCGATCTCTTTATCAGACGGCAGGGTGTCGGTTAACGGTCGCGATGTAACTGCCGAAATCCGCACACCCGACGTTGATGCTTCAGTGTCGTCTTATTCTGCGCTCAAGCCTGTCAGGGATGCCCTTATAGGACTGCAGAGAGAACAGGCTGCCAATGGCCTTGTTGCAGACGGCAGAGATATGGGTACTGTTGTTTTTCCAAACGCCGATCTAAAAATATTCCTTACAGCGGATGCGGAAGAACGGGCAAAACGCCGTTATCGGGAGAGGCTTGCCCGTGGCGAAAAAGCAGACTATGGGGAAATACTCAAGTATGTCAACGAAAGAGACCTCTATGACATGAACAGGGAAATAGCCCCCCTGCGGCCCGCAGCCGGCTGCGTGATACTGGACAGCACAAGAATGACTATCGAAGAAGTCACTGACGTTATCGTCAGTTTAGTCAGAGAACTGGGAGATACTAAAGAGAATTGA
- a CDS encoding rRNA pseudouridine synthase — protein MRLNRYLALCGIGARRKVEEHILAGKVSINGEVVTEPGRQVTESDVVLFEGKEISPVKQKYLIFNKPCGILSAVEDSRERTVIDILPPEMDKYRLFPVGRLDRESEGLMILTNDGMFSQELIHPSKGITKTYEVELRKPLPEEKLIEWTKGVECEGLFLKPISVRRIGRSPLQCWFEVVLGEGIKREIRLMVRSLGNDVRRLIRRRIGSLELRELTTGSYISVSREELWSYIKDGKIV, from the coding sequence ATCAGACTGAACAGGTATCTTGCCCTTTGCGGGATCGGCGCAAGGCGTAAAGTTGAAGAACACATCCTGGCCGGAAAGGTCAGTATCAACGGAGAAGTGGTGACTGAGCCGGGAAGGCAGGTCACAGAGTCGGATGTCGTGTTGTTCGAAGGCAAAGAAATCTCGCCTGTCAAGCAGAAATATCTGATCTTCAACAAGCCGTGCGGGATACTCAGCGCAGTTGAAGACAGCAGGGAGCGCACAGTGATCGATATTCTCCCGCCTGAGATGGACAAATACCGTCTCTTCCCGGTCGGCAGGCTGGACAGGGAGAGCGAGGGACTTATGATCCTTACAAATGACGGGATGTTTTCCCAGGAACTCATCCATCCTTCAAAAGGAATAACCAAGACCTACGAAGTCGAACTAAGGAAACCATTGCCGGAAGAGAAACTCATAGAGTGGACAAAAGGTGTGGAATGCGAAGGACTCTTCCTTAAGCCGATCTCAGTACGCAGGATCGGACGCAGCCCGCTTCAATGCTGGTTTGAAGTGGTACTGGGAGAGGGAATAAAAAGAGAGATACGCCTAATGGTACGCTCTCTCGGTAATGATGTCAGAAGGCTTATAAGGCGAAGGATAGGCAGTCTGGAACTAAGAGAGCTGACTACTGGCAGCTATATTTCAGTCAGTAGGGAAGAACTTTGGAGTTATATTAAAGACGGAAAGATAGTATAA
- the scpB gene encoding SMC-Scp complex subunit ScpB, whose amino-acid sequence MQQFDENENSVTGLLERQVEAMLFVSPQPVSSQEIASYLGVSQTRVDEAVKTLKDTYARSHGLTILFVAGGWQMATSPDLAEAIEAFSNSVSLQKVRLSKAALETLSVIAYNQPVTRSEIEDIRSVRCDRVVDTLMKHGLVRIAGRKKSVGSPLLFRTTDRFLEIFGLAGINSLPSLDELKDYRTEEAAFDPFERAENRTEEDDNDE is encoded by the coding sequence TTGCAGCAGTTTGATGAAAATGAAAATAGCGTGACGGGTCTTCTGGAGAGGCAGGTCGAGGCTATGCTGTTCGTCTCTCCTCAGCCTGTTTCCAGCCAGGAGATAGCATCATATCTTGGAGTTTCACAAACCAGAGTGGATGAAGCTGTGAAAACTCTGAAAGATACATATGCAAGATCACACGGTCTGACTATCCTTTTTGTCGCGGGCGGATGGCAGATGGCGACATCGCCTGACCTTGCCGAAGCGATCGAAGCATTCTCAAACTCTGTATCACTGCAGAAGGTCAGGCTCAGCAAAGCCGCCCTTGAGACCCTCTCTGTAATTGCATATAATCAGCCTGTCACACGTTCTGAGATAGAGGATATCCGTTCTGTAAGATGTGACAGGGTAGTAGATACCCTTATGAAGCATGGACTTGTAAGGATAGCCGGGAGAAAAAAAAGCGTTGGTTCTCCTCTGCTTTTCAGAACGACTGACCGGTTTCTCGAGATATTTGGCCTTGCGGGGATAAATTCACTGCCCTCGCTTGACGAGCTCAAAGATTACAGGACAGAAGAAGCTGCTTTCGATCCCTTCGAAAGAGCGGAAAACCGGACAGAAGAAGATGATAACGATGAGTGA
- a CDS encoding segregation/condensation protein A yields the protein MTEQFEAVPKNEKEDRRGFEVQLGAFSGPLDLLCHLVESREMDPAQLNLTELVSQYVRFLVNSKRTSLNEMAEFFSFASRLLLRKVHSLFPAQRDADEDEDILDEDMYTDEEELRRMIEIFRPYRNAAAYLASLQRERERSFIRIADEESTPFYDLGDLYGLASLWWQLLDRYNEKRNLGDYCEESIWDDIPDAIPEERQVEQRMEELLRSIRKKELSLRDLLEERNKKILIVTLLALLEMSRLGMVRITQSETLGDVLVAAV from the coding sequence TTGACAGAACAGTTCGAAGCAGTACCTAAAAACGAAAAAGAGGACCGGAGGGGTTTCGAGGTTCAGCTCGGGGCTTTTTCCGGTCCGCTTGACCTTTTGTGCCATCTGGTCGAAAGCAGGGAGATGGATCCTGCTCAGCTTAACCTGACTGAGCTGGTATCCCAGTATGTAAGGTTTCTTGTGAACAGCAAACGTACCTCACTTAACGAAATGGCCGAGTTTTTTTCTTTTGCCAGCAGACTCCTTTTGAGGAAGGTCCATTCGCTTTTTCCCGCCCAGCGTGACGCTGATGAAGACGAAGATATTCTGGATGAGGACATGTACACCGACGAAGAAGAGCTCAGGAGGATGATCGAGATCTTCAGGCCGTACAGGAACGCAGCGGCATACCTGGCATCGCTTCAAAGAGAGAGAGAACGTTCTTTTATAAGGATCGCTGACGAGGAAAGCACACCCTTTTATGATCTTGGTGACCTTTACGGACTTGCTTCCCTCTGGTGGCAGCTGCTTGACAGATACAATGAAAAAAGAAATTTAGGCGACTATTGTGAAGAATCTATCTGGGACGATATCCCCGATGCCATTCCTGAGGAACGGCAGGTGGAGCAGAGGATGGAAGAACTTCTGCGCAGCATAAGGAAAAAGGAACTCTCGCTGAGGGACCTCCTCGAGGAGAGGAATAAAAAAATACTGATAGTTACGCTGCTTGCCCTGCTCGAAATGTCGCGCCTTGGAATGGTAAGGATCACTCAGTCAGAAACGTTGGGAGATGTTCTAGTTGCAGCAGTTTGA